The Centroberyx gerrardi isolate f3 chromosome 12, fCenGer3.hap1.cur.20231027, whole genome shotgun sequence genome has a window encoding:
- the twist1b gene encoding twist-related protein 1b isoform X1, whose product MSEEIMGEESSSSPVSPVDSLSNSEGELDRQPKRCGRKRRSSRKNGEDSDSPTPGKRGKKSSSSSPQSFEELQTQRVMANVRERQRTQSLNEAFAALRKIIPTLPSDKLSKIQTLKLAARYIDFLCQVLQSDELDSKMASCSYVAHERLSYAFSVWRMEGAWSMSTSH is encoded by the coding sequence ATGTCTGAGGAAATTATGGGGGAAGAGTCGAGCAGCTCTCCTGTCTCTCCGGTGGACAGCCTGAGCAACAGCGAGGGGGAACTGGATAGGCAGCCGAAGAGATgtgggaggaaaaggagatcAAGCAGGAAAAACGGGGAGGATTCAGATAGCCCGACCCCTgggaaaagagggaagaaatccagcagcagcagcccccaGTCTTTCGAAGAGCTGCAGACGCAGAGAGTCATGGCCAACGTCCGGGAGCGACAGAGGACTCAGTCACTCAACGAGGCTTTCGCAGCTTTGCGGAAAATTATCCCCACTTTGCCCTCAGATAAACTCAGCAAAATACAGACCCTCAAACTCGCGGCCAGATACATCGATTTCCTCTGCCAAGTGCTGCAAAGCGACGAGCTGGACTCCAAAATGGCAAGTTGTAGTTATGTGGCTCATGAGAGATTGAGCTACGCCTTCTCTGTATGGAGGATGGAGGGCGCTTGGTCCATGTCAACATCTCACTAG
- the twist1b gene encoding twist-related protein 1b isoform X2 produces MSEEIMGEESSSSPVSPVDSLSNSEGELDRQPKRCGRKRRSSRKNGEDSDSPTPGKRGKKSSSSSPQSFEELQTQRVMANVRERQRTQSLNEAFAALRKIIPTLPSDKLSKIQTLKLAARYIDFLCQVLQSDELDSKMVTADSTYQILTGQIWSPMLDTWENTI; encoded by the exons ATGTCTGAGGAAATTATGGGGGAAGAGTCGAGCAGCTCTCCTGTCTCTCCGGTGGACAGCCTGAGCAACAGCGAGGGGGAACTGGATAGGCAGCCGAAGAGATgtgggaggaaaaggagatcAAGCAGGAAAAACGGGGAGGATTCAGATAGCCCGACCCCTgggaaaagagggaagaaatccagcagcagcagcccccaGTCTTTCGAAGAGCTGCAGACGCAGAGAGTCATGGCCAACGTCCGGGAGCGACAGAGGACTCAGTCACTCAACGAGGCTTTCGCAGCTTTGCGGAAAATTATCCCCACTTTGCCCTCAGATAAACTCAGCAAAATACAGACCCTCAAACTCGCGGCCAGATACATCGATTTCCTCTGCCAAGTGCTGCAAAGCGACGAGCTGGACTCCAAAATG GTGACTGCTGATTCTACTTATCAAATCTTGACGGGACAAATCTGGAGTCCAATGCTGGATACATGGGAGAACACTATTTAA